One window from the genome of Oryza glaberrima chromosome 3, OglaRS2, whole genome shotgun sequence encodes:
- the LOC127766767 gene encoding probable receptor-like serine/threonine-protein kinase At4g34500 — translation MDAAGPPPPPTAVGSDVDGGTGSGGARTTTFFGLSTSALVAAGAAALVLVVVLVAAGTARLCARRRRGAKHLSMSRVEHAPSSGSLRQASSSSAPKEKDHAEAGAGTGTGTSSSDVASSSAAASYLESPVRRKPERISCAAAMDMGWGRWYDLEELEAATGGFSEENVVGEGGYGTVYRGVLAGGEVVAVKNLLDHKGQAEKEFKVEVEAIGKVRHKHLVGLVGYCAEGPKRMLVYEFVENGNLEQWLHGDVGPVSPLTWDIRMKIAVGTAKGIAYLHEGLEPKVVHRDIKSSNILLDKKWNPKVSDFGMAKVLGSGSSYVTTRVMGTFGYVAPEYASTGMLNESSDIYSFGVLLMELISGKRPVDYSKSVGEVNLVEWFKGMVGSRRVEQLVDPRIEDPPGARALNRVLLVCLRCIDSDAHKRPKMGQIVHMLEGDEFPFRTEHRSPRATHRTSPNNTRPLLMSEKVGADDLDRSMWR, via the exons ATGGACGCCGccggaccaccgccgccgccgaccgcagTAGGCtccgacgtcgacggcggcaccggctccggcggcgcgaggacgaCGACCTTCTTCGGACTGTCCACGTCCGccttggtggcggcgggggcggcagcgctggtcctcgtcgtcgtcctcgtggCGGCCGGCACCGCCAGGCtctgcgcgcggcggcggcggggtgcgaaGCACCTGTCGATGTCGCGCGTCGAGCACGCGCCCTCCTCCGGCTCGCTCCGccaggcgtcgtcgtcgtccgctcCCAAGGAGAAGGACCACGCGGAGGCCGGGGcgggcaccggcaccggcacgaGCTCCTCCGACGTGGCCAGCTCGTCGGCCGCGGCCAGCTACCTGGAGTCGCCGGTGAGGCGGAAGCCGGAGAGGATCAGCTGCGCCGCGGCGATGGACATGGGCTGGGGGCGGTGGTACGACCTGGAGGAGCtggaggcggcgaccggcggcttCAGCGAGGAGAACGTGGTCGGCGAGGGAGGCTACGGCACAGTCTACCGcggcgtgctcgccggcggcgaggtggtcgcTGTCAAGAACTTGCTCGATCACAA GGGTCAAGCAGAGAAGGAATTCAAGGTGGAGGTAGAGGCGATCGGCAAGGTGAGGCACAAGCATCTGGTTGGTCTCGTTGGTTACTGCGCGGAAGGGCCCAAACG GATGCTCGTGTACGAGTTCGTCGAGAACGGCAACCTGGAGCAGTGGCTGCACGGCGACGTTGGCCCGGTCAGCCCGCTGACATGGGACATTCGGATGAAGATCGCCGTCGGAACGGCCAAAGG AATAGCGTACCTGCACGAAGGCCTGGAGCCCAAAGTTGTGCACCGAGACATCAAGTCGAGCAACATCCTCCTGGACAAGAAGTGGAACCCCAAGGtgtccgacttcgggatggccaaGGTGCTCGGCTCCGGATCCAGCTACGTGACCACCCGTGTCATGGGCACGTTCGG CTATGTCGCGCCTGAGTACGCTTCGACGGGCATGCTGAACGAGAGCAGCGACATCTACAGCTTCGGCGTGCTGCTGATGGAGCTCATCTCCGGGAAGAGACCCGTGGACTACAGCAAGTCTGTCGGCGAG GTGAACTTGGTGGAGTGGTTCAAGGGGATGGTGGGGAGCAGGCGGGTGGAGCAGCTGGTCGACCCGCGGATCGAGGATCCGCCGGGGGCGAGGGCGCTGAACAGGGTGCTGCTGGTGTGCCTCCGTTGCATCGACTCCGACGCGCACAAGCGGCCCAAGATGGGGCAGATCGTGCACATGCTCGAAGGCGACGAGTTCCCCTTCCGCACG GAGCACCGGTCGCCGAGGGCGACGCACCGGACGTCGCCAAACAACACGCGGCCGTTGCTCATGTCGGAGAAGGTCGGAGCCGATGACTTGGACAGGTCGATgtggcgatga
- the LOC127766768 gene encoding uncharacterized protein At1g01500-like, which translates to MGKIPGSAVAMATPPEPSSWLSLKVFFLRVSRCEVNESMLDSVTVTHAPLTPDTVLEVSGGSVASNGHVSLRLDRADGVGAAATEGGDSCTFVSTADVRVSGSARFDVQCGGERLVVGILDTRDAGAGGGGWVMKCQVAAQRGSGLVRRGSKEAKPPVVEVYVAGLARGAPVVFTRAMQLRFRRRRHVKAFMEPIPEHGEPAEDSKETLPPKHETEVSEYRCYKPEQDAGDADYDGFYVKPAGEEDDDGDFSWFTAGVRVGVGISVGICLGIGIGAGLLARSYHSTSRSLRSRLISSLF; encoded by the exons ATGGGGAAAATTCCCGGATCAGCAGTCGCCATGGCCACGCCGCCGGAGCCGTCGTCTTGGCTGAGCCTCAAGGTGTTCTTCCTGAGGGTGAGCAGGTGCGAGGTGAACGAGTCCATGCTGGATTCTGTGACCGTCACCCACGCCCCGCTCACCCCGGACACCGTGCTCGAGgtgagcggcggcagcgtcgccAGCAACGGCCACGTGTCGCTCCGCCTGGACCgcgccgacggcgtcggcgccgccgccacggaggGCGGCGACTCCTGCACCTTCGTCAGCACGGCGGACGTCAGGGTGTCCGGGAGCGCGCGGTTCGACGTCCAGTGCGGAGGCGAGCGGCTCGTCGTCGGGATCCTGGACACGCGCGacgccggcgctggcggcggcggctgggtgaTGAAGTGCCAGGTCGCGGCGCAGCGCGGGTCGGGCCTCGTGAGGCGCGGTAGCAAGGAGGCGAAGCCGCCGGTGGTGGAGGTGTACGTCGCCGGCCTGGCCCGCGGCGCGCCGGTCGTCTTCACGAGGGCGATGCAGCTGCGGTTCAGGAGGCGGCGCCACGTCAAGGCCTTCATGGAGCCCATCCCGGAGCACGGCGAGCCGGCGGAGGACTCCAAAGAAACGCTGCCTCCGAAGCATGAAACCGAG GTGTCGGAGTACAGGTGCTACAAGCCGGAGcaggacgccggcgacgccgactACGACGGCTTCTACGTGAAGCCTGcaggcgaggaagacgacgacggcgatttCTCGTGGTTCACCGCCGGCGTCAGAGTCGGCGTCGGCATCAGCGTAGGCATCTGCCtcggcatcggcatcggcgCCGGCCTCCTGGCCCGTTCGTACCACTCTACGTCGAGGAGCCTGAGAAGCCGGCTGATCTCGAGTCTGTTCTGA